In a genomic window of Styela clava chromosome 11, kaStyClav1.hap1.2, whole genome shotgun sequence:
- the LOC120348056 gene encoding uncharacterized protein LOC120348056, with protein MLDTTSSANDEMYKQITTTSVSSTTTAGNWDLGIPQSFQSLTRAITSSIDDEEKSLNKNEETRKSEKSKKKRKRDRSPETVHHLKKQRRSKANDRERNRMHGLNDALERLRKVLPTYPDETKLTKIETLRFAYNYIWCLSEMLKNGNTDRAMVMQQNNFMNGDENIVSSTTGGQFMTSPMMQEATQPMMSQYPPEAYQYHQQMPMYEQENESNEIAECFDDLALEQPFMTSQFDVNSHNLPTYDFDCRNTNNNNSNNNVGVEYQQPQVRPLPPMTLQGLAPISHTPPTPPFSATSPHCGSPLMSADSMGNQHFTFVPPPTPSDTGDSPFSSPQKPKQFEIPPHPNMLCTATGGQMFHHSSEQYFSMR; from the exons ATGTTGGATACTACGTCATCAGCTAATGACGAAATGTACAAGCAAATAACAACTACATCGGTATCTTCAACCACAACTGCCGGAAATTGGGATCTCGGAATTCCGCAGAGTTTTCAATCACTCACGAGGGCGATAACGTCGTCAATAGACGATGAG GAAAAATCGTTGAATAAAAACGAAGAAACTAGAAAATCCGAGAAATCAAAAAAGAAGCGCAAACGCGATCGAAGCCCGGAGACTGTTCATCATTTGAAAAAGCAGAGACGATCAAAAGCTAATGATCGGGAAAGGAACCGAATGCACGGACTGAACGACGCCCTGGAACGTCTAAG AAAAGTTCTCCCAACTTACCCCGACGAGACAAAACTGACGAAAATCGAAACTCTGCGATTCGCTTACAATTACATTTGGTGTCTCAGTGAAATGCTAAAGAACGGAAACACCGACCGAGCAATGGTGATGcagcaaaacaattttatgaATGGTGACGAAAACATTGTGTCATCAACAACTGGAGGACAATTTATGACGTCACCGATGATGCAAGAAGCGACACAACCGATGATGTCACAATACCCTCCAGAAGCCTATCAATACCATCAACAAATGCCAATGTATGAGCAAGAAAACGAATCAAACGAAATCGCAGAATGTTTTGACGACTTGGCCCTCGAACAAccttttatgacgtcacaatttgATGTCAACTCCCACAATCTACCAACTTATGATTTCGATTGCAGGAATACCAATAATAACAATAGCAACAATAATGTGGGGGTTGAATATCAACAACCTCAAGTGCGCCCTCTTCCACCGATGACACTTCAAGGACTTGCCCCTATTTCTCATACTCCCCCCACCCCACCTTTTTCGGCCACTTCCCCCCACTGTGGAAGTCCCCTCATGTCAGCTGATTCCATGGGAAATCAACATTTTACTTTTGTTCCTCCTCCAACTCCCAGTGACACCGGGGATTCTCCATTTAGCAGCCCCCAAAAACCCAAGCAATTTGAAATCCCTCCCCACCCAAACATGCTGTGTACTGCCACTGGTGGCCAAATGTTTCACCATAGTTCGGAACAGTATTTTTCTATGagataa